ATCGTGATCCCGCGCTCGCGTTCCTGATCCATCCAATCCATCGTTGCCGAACCATCATCCACTTCACCCATCCTCCGGATCCGGCCCGAATAGAAAAGAATACGCTCGGTAGTAGTCGTCTTTCCGGCATCAATATGAGCTGCCAGGCCAATGTTTCTTATTTTTGCCAAGTCAATCATAACCTTTAGTATAGTGAAATATATTGAATAGTCAATTGCCGTTACTGCGGCGTGGTACTACAGAGTCCTGCGTTCACGTTTTATAGCCGACCTGATTTCATTCCCATTGTACTTGCCCACTCCCACTGGGAGACCGTGGTAACGAATGATCACAAAACCTTTTTCTACATTCAACACGTTATCTACTTTAACGATCTCACCTTTCAGGAATTTCGTGACCTGCCACTCCTCCATTTCTATCACGTTTCTCGTAGCATTCGAACCGAAGAGCTGAACGAAATCATTGTCTGGCTTCAAGTCCTGGCCATAAACCCGGCCGAACTCCAATCCTTTACGGATCGCGTTAGCCTCCCTGAAGGAGAAGACTTCCGGGGTCGAAATGAAATCCTCATTGCGGTACTTGAAGAGCGCAAAAGGCTTCAGATTCTCTCCGTCAACACCGAAATGCTCTGAAAACATGGTCAGTAGTCTGTTGTTCGTTTCTATTTTCCCCAGGTAATCCATGCGAGGTTTACACACTCCTCTCTTTGTTAGCCTGGCGATGAAGAACGGTGCTGTGTCATTATCCTGCGGCAGGATGCGTGTGCAGTTCTCGACCCTCTGGTCAAAACTAGTACCCTGCCATCGTGTAACACCGGCCCGGGTCTTAAAGTTATCAAGTTTAACAGGCAAGATCTCAGCCTCTGGAAATTTTTCCAGCAGGTATGAAATCACCATTTCGTTCTCCTCGGGAGCGATAGTGCACGTTGAATAAACCATGGTACCGCCAGGTCGTAATGCCCTGAACCCTGATACAGCAAGGCCGATCTGAATCCTGGACATGCGCTTGATATTCTTGATACCCCAGTGATATAGAACTGCCTTGGACCTGCGAATCGTTCCTTCGGCACTGCACGGTGCATCAACAAGAATGCGGTCGAAGTAATTGTCGAAGACCCGATGGACCTTTTGCCCGCTGATGCTGATGACCGCTTCGTTGATCAACCCGCACCGCTTGATATTGTGGATCAATCCCCTTATTCGCTTGCGACTGATCTCGTTGGCGATGAGCAAACCTCGGTTGTTCATCATCTGTGCAATCTGAGTGGTCTTGGACCCTGGCGCTGCGCACATATCAAGGACGACTTCACCACCTTGGGGGTCAAGAACGACCACGGGTATCATCGACGCCACTTCCTGAACATATATCAAACCAAGATTGTGCGCGATATGCCTGCCGAGTCGATATTTTCCGAGCACGCTGTAACCATCTTCATAGAAAGACAACTGGCGCAGTTTCATATCTTTGAGAAGAGCAGTTACTTCCTCGTGCCTGGCTTTGAGGGTATTGACGCGCAGGGACTGCACCAAGGGTCTTCTCAGATATTGCATGAAATTTTGATAATCTGGAATTATGGATTCATATCTCTCATACAGTTTTTCCATTTTCATGTTTTATTATATAACTGTTTTCGCCAAAAAGTCAACAAAAACCAGAAAGACACACTAACCTCACACCACCGTTCTATTGACTATTGCCGCGATTTCAATAGTCTATTCTGATGCAGAAGAATACGGCCGTCCAATTACCACAGTTCATTGAACTCGGTGAAATGAAAATCGAGAACTTGTTGAAAATACTCGACAAGCACAATCTTATTTCAAAAAGAATAATGCTGCTGTGCGATGAGAACACGGTCAGCATCGGCGGCCATCAGATACTGGCAACGCTGCGTGCAGAAGATCTGGATGTCCTTGAGCAGCACGTAGACAATAGCGATGACCAGAATGCCATGCGAGTCGCACAGAAGATCGAGGAGGAAAAACCAGGCCTGGTCATTGGATTTGGCGGAGGCAAGGTTCTGGACGTCGCCAAACTAGCGGCCGGGTTGAAAAATAAGAAGTACATAAGTATTCCAACCACTCTGTCCAATGACGGAATAGCCTCGCCAGTATCGGTCATCAAAAACAACGAAAATATTCCGGTGAGCCATATCACCAAGGCCCCGTTTGGTGTGATCATTGACCTGGATATAATCAAAAAGGCGCCGAGGCGCCACCTGATGGCCGGAGTCGGCGACCTGATCTCAAACCTCTCAGCGGTTTTTGACGCTCGCCTCGCCCAGGAAAAGCAAGGCGAAGAAATCAATGTCAGTGCTCTTCAGCTGGCCGAATCTGGTGGGCATCGGCTCCTCAACATGGAGACCAGTGAAGTAGAAAGCACCATTTTTCTTCAGGAACTCGCACATGGTCTTGTTAAGAGCGGTTTTGCGATGTGCATCTGGGGCACGTCGCGGCCGGCAAGCGGCAGCGAGCACAAAATCAGCCATTCGATTGACCACTTCTGTCCACGCAGCAATGGACTGCACGGCGAGCAAGTCGGCATCGCCGCGATATTCACTATGGCCCTGCAGAAAAATGTTTCTCTTGAGGCAACAAGAAGATTCTATACGAATATCGGTTTCCCCTGTAACCTAGCCCATTTGGGCCTGAATATGACCGAATTCGTGAACGTCGTGCTAAATGCAACAAAGATACGCCCGGAGCGCTATACAATCCTCGAAGACCGACACCCGAAGGAAAAAGAGATCGAAAAAATCGTCGATTTCTTGGGCTTATGAATACCGGGCATTTCGGAAGCTGGTTCGAAGTTGTATCGCGGCTCCGAAGGCCTGCCTGCGGTGATCGCTCTGTACATTAAGATACGCTTTAACCCATTGACAAATTCCTATTTATTTATATAAT
Above is a window of candidate division WOR-3 bacterium DNA encoding:
- a CDS encoding iron-containing alcohol dehydrogenase family protein → MQKNTAVQLPQFIELGEMKIENLLKILDKHNLISKRIMLLCDENTVSIGGHQILATLRAEDLDVLEQHVDNSDDQNAMRVAQKIEEEKPGLVIGFGGGKVLDVAKLAAGLKNKKYISIPTTLSNDGIASPVSVIKNNENIPVSHITKAPFGVIIDLDIIKKAPRRHLMAGVGDLISNLSAVFDARLAQEKQGEEINVSALQLAESGGHRLLNMETSEVESTIFLQELAHGLVKSGFAMCIWGTSRPASGSEHKISHSIDHFCPRSNGLHGEQVGIAAIFTMALQKNVSLEATRRFYTNIGFPCNLAHLGLNMTEFVNVVLNATKIRPERYTILEDRHPKEKEIEKIVDFLGL
- a CDS encoding NOL1/NOP2/sun family putative RNA methylase, whose amino-acid sequence is MKMEKLYERYESIIPDYQNFMQYLRRPLVQSLRVNTLKARHEEVTALLKDMKLRQLSFYEDGYSVLGKYRLGRHIAHNLGLIYVQEVASMIPVVVLDPQGGEVVLDMCAAPGSKTTQIAQMMNNRGLLIANEISRKRIRGLIHNIKRCGLINEAVISISGQKVHRVFDNYFDRILVDAPCSAEGTIRRSKAVLYHWGIKNIKRMSRIQIGLAVSGFRALRPGGTMVYSTCTIAPEENEMVISYLLEKFPEAEILPVKLDNFKTRAGVTRWQGTSFDQRVENCTRILPQDNDTAPFFIARLTKRGVCKPRMDYLGKIETNNRLLTMFSEHFGVDGENLKPFALFKYRNEDFISTPEVFSFREANAIRKGLEFGRVYGQDLKPDNDFVQLFGSNATRNVIEMEEWQVTKFLKGEIVKVDNVLNVEKGFVIIRYHGLPVGVGKYNGNEIRSAIKRERRTL